Below is a genomic region from Methanolinea sp..
GATGTCCCCGATCGAGTTCGTCATCGCCCCGGACCCGAACGTCGCCGCGAGCCCCGTAACCGTCGACGCGTGGCACAGCCGCGCGCAGTGGTCGATGTGCCGCGTCTTGAGGACGCCCCGCGCGAACTTCATCATCGCGTAGTTCTCCTCGTTGGAGACGCGGGCCGACGCGAGGCACGCGATCTCGTCGGGCTTGTACTGCTTGAACTTCTTTGCCACGAGGTCGAGCGCCTCGTCCCAGCTCGCCTCGACGAACTTCCCGTCCTTCTTGATGAGCGGGACGGTGAGGCGGTCGGGGTGGTTGATGAACTCGTGGGCATACGTGCCCTTCGGGCAGACCTTCCCCTCGTTCACCGGCGACCGGTGGTACGGCGCCGTTCCGACGACCTTCCCGTCCTTCACCACGAGGTTGAAGGAACATCCCGTCCCGCAGTAGGGACAGGTCGTCTGCACGTACTTTGCAATCATTGAGACACCTGTTTACGGTGCCCTGTGATTATCGGCAGAAAATAAAGGTATCTAAATGTTTTTTTTCTGTATATCATTTTTATTTAATTTATTTAATAAGTTAATATAATATCAATTGAATAGCGACAATGCCATGCACTTTTGCATGCATTCATTGCACCGCACTTTTTTATAAACGGTGAGTATAGACCGCCTTTTGCCCTGTTCACATGAACGCGGGCCAATGTTCCACACATCGATCGTACAATTTCATATCATTCAACCCATTTTTTTCCCATTTCCACTCCTTTTCTGGAGAGTATTATTACCCGGTTTTTCGTTTCGAAGGGGTATGGCATAGTCTATCTTGCCGACTTTTATTGTTCCTGCCAATTTGTCAAACAATGAATTGTCTTCTTTTTTCGGGGTCAATGCCGGAAATCACGAGCGGTGCACCCCTTCACACCCGGGACGATATCTCCACCGGATGCAGGAGGGATGGGATCCCCGTTGTAGTCTCATGACCCGTCCGGAAATGCAGAGAGACTCCATCGGAGATATTTAACGCGGGGCTTATCGCAATTATCACGAAATACGTGAGGAGCAGGTATCTTTGAAATAGAAGCGATTGTGAAAAACGGGAATATACCAGTATTATCTCCCGAGGGCCAGTTCGACACCCCGGTTCATGCAGTCATATGCCTCTTTCTCACGTCCCATTTTCTTTAATGTCAGGCCCTTGTTGAACCACGTCTCCGCATTCTGGGCATCAAGGCTTATTGCCCTGTCGTAACAGGAGAGTGCCTCCTCGCAGCGGCCGAGTTCATCAAGGCTGTTCCCTTTCTCATGCCACGCTATTGCATGGTGGGGATCACTGGCAAGAACCTTCTCAATCAGCTCCAGTGCCCGCGAATGCTCACCCTTCGTTTCTGACTCGAGTGCTTCACGGAGTAAATACGCCTCATCGGGGTGAATTTGCCTCACAGTTTTTCCCGTTGGTCTCGGTTCCATTTTTCTTTTCCCTCGCTGTGACCCTGGCTTCTTCCCAGGATTGGAAAATGCTATATTAGCACCAGAAATTAACGATTTGCAAGCATAAAATGCACAAAGAGACTGAGTGGCACAAGCAGGGGCATTTTTTCGTGCATCACTGCACGGCATATGCGATAATCAGTGAACCCGGGCAGGGCACGATTTTATAAAGGGGGCCAGATATTAACACGTGTGATGAGCCAACCGACCAGGGGAGAATACCTCTGGTCTCCCCGGGGATTGCTATGAGGAACGCCTCTTCATCAGAAAATATTGAAAAAATAAAAAAACTTCTTTCTGAGAACCCTCAGGGTTTGTGTATCAATGAGGTTGCACGACTGCTTAAACGTCACCGCAATTCCGTTTCCCGCGACCTCCATGCACTCCTTGTCACGGGACAGGTCGAGGCCCATTCGTTCGGGACGACGAGAGTCTTTACCCTCGCCGCGAAAAAGGAGAGTATCTCACCACTTGATTGTATCCGCGACATGGTCATTGTTATCGATGGCAGGGGAACCGTTATCGATGCCAATGCATCCCTCCTTGCATTCCT
It encodes:
- a CDS encoding tetratricopeptide repeat protein yields the protein MEPRPTGKTVRQIHPDEAYLLREALESETKGEHSRALELIEKVLASDPHHAIAWHEKGNSLDELGRCEEALSCYDRAISLDAQNAETWFNKGLTLKKMGREKEAYDCMNRGVELALGR
- a CDS encoding molybdopterin-dependent oxidoreductase, which produces MIAKYVQTTCPYCGTGCSFNLVVKDGKVVGTAPYHRSPVNEGKVCPKGTYAHEFINHPDRLTVPLIKKDGKFVEASWDEALDLVAKKFKQYKPDEIACLASARVSNEENYAMMKFARGVLKTRHIDHCARLCHASTVTGLAATFGSGAMTNSIGDI